A single window of Onychomys torridus chromosome 8, mOncTor1.1, whole genome shotgun sequence DNA harbors:
- the C8H17orf107 gene encoding uncharacterized protein C17orf107 homolog produces the protein MGRKGGGRKQGPLAPVPSMQISALWLQQEVQRLDSSDGCLGPAPDTGDPGRALARVALAAGQGIRQAGAAAGASVRYLIQGAWLCLCGRGLHGSTSSLQQTLRQLGLGVPRDPRHSGDLKVASSSSEENQGTK, from the exons AtgggaagaaaagggggagggcGAAAACAGGGACCTCTAGCCCCTGTGCCCTCAATGCAGATCTCAGCCCTATGGCTACAGCAGGAggtgcagagactggacagcagCGATGGTTGCCTGGGCCCAGCCCCGGACACTGGGGATCCGGGTAGGGCGCTGGCCCGTGTAGCCCTGGCCGCAGGGCAGGGGATTCGGCAAGCTGGAGCAGCCGCTGGCGCAAGTGTCCGGTACCTGATCCAGGGGGCGTGGCTGTGCCTGTGTGGACGTGGTTTGCACGGGTCCACCTCATCCCTGCAACAAACCCTACGCCAGCTGGGCCTTGGGGTCCCCCGGGATCCG AGACACTCTGGAGACCTCAAGGTGGCATCCAGCAGCAGTGAGGAGAACCAGGGGACCAAATAA